The DNA window AGTGGTCGGTGCGTCTTCGGGCGACGCGAAAGACGCGGCGGATTTGCTGAGGGATAAGGGGATCAGGGCTGGCGTTGCAAGGCTAAGGGTCATCAGGCCGTTTCCGGCGGAGAGGCTCGGTGCAGCGTTGAGGGGATGCAGGACGGTCGCAGTAGTTGACATGGACTACTCATTCGGTTACGGTGGCATAATCGGTCGCGAGGTCGCCTCAGTAACGGGCATCAGGCCTTTCAACTACATAGCCGGAATCGGGGGGCGCGACCTGGGCGTGAGGGACTTTGCGGGGATCGCCAGAGATGCGCTCAGGAGGGGGGAATCGGGCGACGAGAGGAGGGAGATCTGGTGGGGAATGAAGGATTCACAGCCTTCACTTTAAAGAGTCTTACAGACGAGGAATACTACCTCCCCGGGAACGCGGCTTGCCCGGGGTGTGCGGCGGTCATGGCGCTCAGGATAGGGCTCAAGGTGTTAGGTCCGAGAACGATCGTCGTCGTACCTGCCTGCTGCATGTCGGTGGTGCAGGGGTACTACCCAAAGACGCCATCGAAGGTCCCCATATTCAACACAGCCTTTGCCGCCTCGGCTGCGACGGCAGCCGGAATAAGGGCGGCGCTGGATATAAAAGGGATCAGGGACGTGAACGTCGTCTGCTGGGCAGGCGACGGAGGGACTGCAGACATTGGCATTCAGTCCCTGAGCGGAGCGGCTGAGAGGGGTGACGACCTGATCTACGTCTGCTACGATAATGAAGCCTACATGAATACTGGGACCCAGAGGAGCGGCAGCACGCCTGAAGGTGCGCGGACGACGACCACAATCACGGGGAAGTCAGAGCGGAAGAAGGACGTCCCGGGAATAATGATGGCTCACAGGATACCCTACGTCGCTACCGCGTGCACATCGTACCCTATTGACTTTGCGAACAAGCTCAGGAGGGCAGCCTCAATAAAAGGGACCAGGTACATCCACCTGCTCTCTCCATGCCCGCCTGGCTGGAGGTACCCGGCCGAGAAGACGGTCGAAGTGGGCAAGCTCGCGGTCGAGACAGGGGCCTGGATACT is part of the Candidatus Methanosuratincola sp. genome and encodes:
- a CDS encoding 3-methyl-2-oxobutanoate dehydrogenase subunit beta, which gives rise to MGNEGFTAFTLKSLTDEEYYLPGNAACPGCAAVMALRIGLKVLGPRTIVVVPACCMSVVQGYYPKTPSKVPIFNTAFAASAATAAGIRAALDIKGIRDVNVVCWAGDGGTADIGIQSLSGAAERGDDLIYVCYDNEAYMNTGTQRSGSTPEGARTTTTITGKSERKKDVPGIMMAHRIPYVATACTSYPIDFANKLRRAASIKGTRYIHLLSPCPPGWRYPAEKTVEVGKLAVETGAWILYEWFGGRCRLTGPSTGLAERSKRRPLEQYLEIQGRFSNADPSKIAEMRRRIDEEWERILGLCHD